A DNA window from Anastrepha obliqua isolate idAnaObli1 chromosome 5, idAnaObli1_1.0, whole genome shotgun sequence contains the following coding sequences:
- the LOC129246858 gene encoding embryonic polarity protein dorsal isoform X1: MYPNQGNALMGGGPSVSPNGEQLQHQSPQHHQQQNLSYNGAQTKQQQADLQLATPNKKIAKKAFVKIVEQPASKALRFRYECEGRSAGSIPGVNSTPELKTFPTIEIVGYKGRAVVVVSCVTKDAPYRPHPHNLVGKEGCKKGVCTLEINSDTMRAVFSNLGIQCVKKKDIEGALKAREDIRVDPFKTGFSHRFQPTSIDLNAVRLCFQVFLKGDMGRFTVPLPPVVSEPIYDKKAMSDLVIRRICSCSATVLGNTKIILLCEKVAKEDIAVRFFEEKDGVTIWQAFGEFEQNDVHKQTAISFRTPKYHNTNITKPIEVFVQLQRPSDGAVSDPEKFQYFPAESGRYSLENLRRTLKRKPDDDIFQEILAAAGEIKPAVVDVIDLDTPTADPQQEVNLGFNNAKTVEAEEADKRRKENEIDAIIDEKVRELEQKEQLGQQQEVAQQAKPQEQKVPEQQEVQTGMEQQTKEVKLSASGEQKQLSVNDKITAWMKSNDLQDSEGSPPPDGAASIASIDEDKVLTALLDEAAELDEIYTRHVVQRASYNAILSGMNEIKPKQDTQNTPMEVDDSFDDAATYSSLQKAFKNPIDIPLDDLMPPTPPASQLAPEDAQHYDHVDTFALSTDEALAALEQLSIPPLQQQQRAQLAVSPPRPVAPKYLSPHMHVTAAEEEKLPPLPPKRIRKQDGSVENQSIEANISDVADRTSRSPVPIIIKKTPDQSPLSKRLPPKPGNGSNSNTLPKQKKPGFFSKIFSRRKSKSDLAQSGNVGPTSNEYTPNLSREPSIGHFRMNDPIRGSVKSLQPTSLPTSPYKNELGKTTKPSRPVGRSVSSVSGKRPTRPTADVIHIPLKGDSVNSLPQNEAYSHASTVTLSNTLDRKTVSALQLADIPICEGNMELVAIADRQSLRNLCEGAFNVQLDPDVDLTEAEHFALYTSIPPQATASEFDEASAYYAAVDAGEILTPDEIARRLAAANCIN; this comes from the exons ATGTATCCTAACCAAGGTAACGCTCTTATGGGCGGAGGACCAAGTGTAAGTCCGAATGGGGAGCAACTGCAACACCAATCTCCACAGCATCACCAGCAGCAAAATTTAAGTTATAATGGTGCCCAAACGAAGCAACAGCAAGCAGACTTGCAACTAGCGACTCCcaataaaaaaatcgcaaaaaaggCATTTGTCAAAATTGTAGAGCAACCCGCAAGCAAAGCGTTGAGATTTCGTTACGAATGCGAAGGTCGTTCGGCTGGTTCGATACCCGGCGTGAATTCGACTCCGGAACTGAAAACCTTTCCCACCATCGAAATTGTCGGCTACAAGGGACGCGCTGTGGTAGTTGTTTCCTGCGTGACTAAGGATGCGCCATATCG ACCGCATCCGCACAATCTGGTAGGGAAGGAGGGATGCAAAAAGGGGGTGTGTACTTTGGAAATCAATAGTGATACGATGCGTGCTGTATTCAGTAATTTGGGTATACAATGCGTCAAGAAAAAAGACATTGAAGGTGCTTTGAAAGCACGGGAAGACATTCGTGTCGACCCTTTCAAAA CTGGCTTTTCACACCGATTCCAGCCGACCAGCATAGATCTAAACGCGGTGCGACTGTGTTTTCAAGTGTTTCTAAAGGGCGATATGGGTCGTTTTACAGTGCCTCTGCCACCCGTCGTCTCGGAACCAATTTATGACAAAAAGGCTATGTCGGACCTCGTTATTCGTCGGATATGTAGTTGCTCGGCTACAGTGCTAGGCAAtacgaaaataattttgctcTGCGAGAAGGTAGCTAAAGAGGACATTGCTGTGCGATTCTTTGAAGAGAAAGATGGTGTCACGATTTGGCAAGCTTTTGGCGAATTTGAACAGAATGATGTGCACAAACAGACTGCCATTTCATTTAGGACACCAAAGTATCATAACACCAACATTACCAAACCAATCGAG GTATTTGTACAACTGCAGCGGCCTTCAGATGGAGCAGTTAGTGATCCTGAGAAGTTTCAATACTTTCCGGCCGAATCGGGTAGGTATTCTTTAGAGAATTTGCGTCGAACCCTCAAACGGAAGCCCGACGATGACATATTTCAAGAAATATTAGCAGCAGCTGGCGAAATAAAGCCAGCAGTTGTTGATGTAATAGATTTGGATACACCAACCGCAGATCCACAACAGGAGGTGAATTTAGGTTTTAATAACGCAAAAACAGTAGAAGCAGAGGAAGCAGATAAACGGCGTAAGGAGAATGAAATTGATGCGATAATCGACGAGAAAGTACGGGAGCTGGAACAAAAGGAACAGCTGGGACAACAGCAAGAAGTGGCACAGCAGGCTAAACCGCAAGAACAAAAAGTTCCAGAACAGCAGGAAGTTCAAACCGGCATGGAACAGCAGACAAAAGAGGTGAAATTGTCTGCATCGGGAGAACAAAAACAGCTCTCCGTCAACGATAAAATCACTGCGTGGATGAAATCCAACGACTTGCAAGACAGCGAAGGTTCTCCGCCTCCTGACGGAGCGGCATCCATTGCCTCTATCGATGAGGATAAAGTTCTTACAGCTCTATTAGATGAGGCTGCAGAGCTAGACGAGATTTATACACGCCATGTGGTACAGCGCGCCTCATATAACGCTATACTCAGTGGAATGAATGAGATTAAACCTAAACAAGATACTCAAAATACCCCCATGGAAGTGGACGATAGTTTCGATGATGCTGCCACGTACAGTAGCTTACAGAAAGCATTTAAGAATCCTATTGATATACCATTGGATGATTTGATGCCACCTACCCCTCCAGCCTCCCAACTTGCTCCAGAGGATGCACAACATTATGATCATGTCGATACTTTCGCGTTGAGTACCGATGAGGCTCTAGCAGCGCTTGAGCAGTTATCAATACCAccgcttcaacaacaacaacgagctCAGCTAGCAGTCTCACCGCCTCGCCCTGTTGCACCGAAATATCTGTCCCCACACATGCATGTGACCGCAGCCGAAGAAGAGAAATTGCCTCCTCTCCCTCCAAAACGTATTCGGAAACAAGATGGGAGTGTGGAAAATCAGTCAATTGAAGCGAATATTAGTGATGTAGCAGATCGTACATCTCGCTCTCCTGTTCCGATCATAATCAAAAAGACTCCAGATCAATCGCCACTTTCAAAACGTTTACCTCCGAAACCTGGCAACGGAAGTAATTCTAATACTTTGCCAAAGCAAAAGAAACCAGGTTTCTTCTCGAAGATCTTCTCTCGACGTAAAAGTAAATCGGATCTAGCTCAAAGTGGTAACGTCGGTCCCACCTCAAACGAATATACACCAAATTTGAGCCGAGAACCTAGTATTGGTCATTTCCGTATGAATGATCCGATTAGGGGCTCAGTGAAGTCCCTGCAACCAACTTCTTTACCAACAAGCCCCTATAAAAATGAACTTGGTAAGACAACAAAGCCAAGTCGTCCAGTTGGGCGTAGTGTAAGTAGCGTCTCCGGCAAACGTCCTACACGTCCAACTGCTGATGTCATCCACATACCGCTGAAGGGCGACAGTGTCAACAGTCTACCACAGAATGAGGCATATTCTCATGCCAGTACGGTAACACTAAGCAATACACTCGATCGCAAAACTGTTTCTGCACTGCAACTTGCCGATATTCCAATATGCGAGGGCAATATGGAGCTTGTAGCGATAGCAGATCGCCAAAGCTTGCGCAATCTATGCGAAGGGGCTTTCAATGTCCAACTTGATCCCGATGTGGACTTAACAGAAGCGGAGCATTTCGCGCTGTACACTAGCATACCCCCTCAGGCGACGGCAAGCGAGTTCGATGAAGCTTCTGCATATTATGCAGCAGTCGATGCAGGAGAAATTTTAACTCCAGACGAGATTGCGAGGCGTTTGGCGGCTGCGAACTGCATAAACTGA